The following coding sequences are from one Macaca nemestrina isolate mMacNem1 chromosome 1, mMacNem.hap1, whole genome shotgun sequence window:
- the LOC105498120 gene encoding olfactory receptor 10Z1 encodes MGQTNVTSWRDFVFLGFSGSGKLQHLLFALFLSLYLITLISNVFIIIAIRLDSHLHTPMYLFLVFLSFSETCYTLGIIPRMLFGLAMGDQAISYVGCAAQMFFSASWACTNCFLLAAMGFDRYVAICAPLHYASRMNPNLCAQLVVTSFLIGYLFGLGMTLVIFHLSFCSSHEIQHFFCDTPPVLSLACGDTGLSELGILILSLLVLLVSFFFITISYAYILAAILKIPSAEGQKKAFSICASHLTVVIIHYGCASFMYLRPKASYSLERDQLIAMTYTVVTPLLNPIVYSLRNRAVQTALRNAFRGRLLGKK; translated from the coding sequence ATGGGGCAAACCAATGTAACCTCCTGGAGGGATTTTGTCTTCCTGGGCTTCTCCGGTTCTGGGAAGTTGCAACACCTTCTCTTTGCCTTGTTCCTCTCTCTGTATCTCATCACTCTGATCAGCAATGTCTTCATTATCATAGCCATTCGGCTGGATAGCCATCTGCACACTCCCATGTACCTCTTCCTTGTCTTCTTATCCTTCTCCGAGACCTGCTACACTTTGGGCATCATCCCTAGGATGCTCTTTGGCCTGGCTATGGGGGACCAGGCTATCTCCTATGTGGGCTGTGCTGCCCAGATGTTCTTTTCTGCCTCATGGGCCTGTACTAACTGCTTCCTTCTGGCTGCCATGGGCTTTGACAGATATGTGGCCATCTGTGCCCCACTGCACTATGCCAGCCGCATGAATCCTAACCTCTGTGCCCAGCTGGTTGTTACTTCCTTCCTGATTGGATACCTCTTTGGACTGGGAATGACACTAGTTATTTTCCACCTCTCATTCTGCAGCTCCCATGAAATCCAGCACTTTTTTTGTGACACACCGCCAGTGCTGAGCCTAGCCTGTGGGGATACAGGCCTGAGTGAGCTGGGGATCCTCATCCTCAGTCTTCTGGTCCTCTTGGTCTCCTTCTTCTTCATCACCATCTCCTACGCCTACATCTTGGCGGCAATACTGAAGATCCCCTCTGCAGAGGGGCAGAAGAAGGCCTTCTCCATTTGTGCCTCGCACCTCACAGTGGTCATTATTCACTACGGCTGTGCCTCCTTCATGTACTTGAGGCCCAAAGCCAGCTACTCTCTTGAGAGAGATCAGCTTATTGCCATGACCTATACTGTAGTGACTCCACTCCTTAACCCCATTGTTTATAGTCTAAGGAATAGGGCTGTACAGACTGCTCTGAGGAATGCTTTCAGAGGGAGATTGCTGGGTAAAAAATGA